A single window of Bacteroidota bacterium DNA harbors:
- a CDS encoding phosphatase PAP2 family protein — MIEWFKHIDRDLFLAINGFHAPLADEFFWLVSAGWVFTPLWLFIAYYIFKIKSLKFLLTGIVCMIVLIAFTDQSSTRIKKAVQRYRPTHNTEIGGKVHTVNDYRGGKFGFFSGHAANTFGVASFLFFMLAWLRPRYRYLLFLWPVLVGYSRIYLGVHYPSDILFGFADGLLFGYLAYQLFRYIYKRQSAE; from the coding sequence ATGATAGAATGGTTTAAACATATTGACCGCGATTTATTTTTAGCTATTAATGGATTTCATGCGCCATTAGCAGATGAGTTCTTCTGGTTGGTATCGGCTGGTTGGGTTTTTACTCCATTGTGGCTATTCATTGCTTATTATATTTTCAAAATTAAAAGCTTAAAATTTCTTCTTACAGGAATTGTATGCATGATTGTTTTAATCGCTTTTACAGATCAATCCTCTACGCGAATAAAAAAGGCAGTACAACGATACCGTCCGACCCACAATACGGAGATTGGCGGCAAGGTGCATACCGTTAATGATTACAGAGGTGGTAAGTTCGGATTTTTCTCCGGCCATGCAGCAAATACATTTGGTGTCGCTTCGTTTTTGTTTTTTATGTTAGCGTGGTTAAGACCTCGCTATCGTTATCTTTTATTTTTATGGCCGGTGCTGGTAGGGTACAGTCGAATTTATTTGGGCGTACATTATCCGAGTGACATTTTGTTTGGCTTTGCGGATGGATTATTATTTGGGTATTTAGCTTATCAGTTGTTTAGATATATATATAAACGACAAAGTGCAGAGTAG
- a CDS encoding GNAT family N-acetyltransferase, producing MSKDKTIDGILYSSDKKLLQLNVIHAYLSQESYWSQGIPEEIVRKSIEGSLCFAAYHDNKQIAFARVVTDKATFAYLADVFVIEAYRKKGVSKNLMQFIMECEEIKGIRKFMLATRDAHSLYEKYGFKSLAVPKNVMEIKFFEDYHSK from the coding sequence ATGTCTAAGGATAAAACTATAGATGGAATTTTATATTCTTCCGATAAGAAATTATTGCAGTTGAATGTTATTCATGCTTATTTGAGTCAGGAAAGTTATTGGTCGCAAGGAATACCTGAGGAGATTGTGCGAAAGTCGATTGAGGGCAGTTTGTGTTTTGCGGCGTATCATGACAATAAACAGATCGCGTTTGCGCGTGTAGTTACTGATAAAGCAACGTTTGCTTATCTGGCAGATGTGTTCGTAATTGAAGCTTACAGAAAAAAGGGCGTCTCAAAAAATCTTATGCAGTTCATTATGGAGTGTGAAGAAATAAAGGGAATAAGAAAATTTATGCTGGCTACCCGCGACGCACATTCCTTGTACGAAAAATACGGATTTAAAAGCTTAGCTGTTCCTAAGAACGTAATGGAAATAAAATTCTTTGAAGACTATCATTCGAAGTGA
- a CDS encoding amino acid permease — translation MSIFRKKPLSHISNIEATHEAMHKVLSVRDLTFFGIAAIIGAGSFSSIGSACFSGGPGVVFLFIICAVACGFTAMCYAEFASRVPASGSAYTYAYVSFGEMFAWIIGWALLMEYSIGNIYVAFSWSGYFTNLLEGFHVHIPAWLTINYSEASKSFAENVEGEGMQAWLTAPQIGGLRIIFDLPAVFINIIVTWLVYVGTKESRNVSNAMVLVKLAIIVLVILVGVFYIDIDNWSPFMPNGFGGVMGGVAAVFFAYIGFDAVSTLAEESKNPQRDLPRGMIYSLVICTVVFVILALVLTGMVSYSELNVSDPLAEVFSKKGVKWMLFVVSIAAVVAMTSVILVFQMGQPRIWMSMSRDGLLPRKFASIHPKYKTPGFSTIMTGLVVGIPIFFTDPKFVLDFTSIGTLFAFVLVCGGVLTLPVREKEQGKFHLPYINAKFIFPVIILITFILIFSLNPDYISSLFSISSDNAAKNIPMLVFLLLCVVMAVLSFMRNLSLIPVLGLISCCYLLTGMEASNWIWFSVWLLIGLVVYFAYGYRKSKLNV, via the coding sequence ATGAGCATATTCAGAAAGAAACCACTTAGTCACATTAGCAACATTGAGGCCACTCATGAAGCTATGCACAAAGTATTAAGCGTACGCGATCTTACGTTTTTTGGCATTGCCGCCATTATTGGAGCAGGTAGTTTCAGCAGTATTGGTTCGGCCTGTTTTAGCGGAGGACCGGGTGTGGTATTCCTGTTTATTATTTGTGCGGTTGCATGTGGATTCACTGCGATGTGTTATGCAGAGTTTGCGTCTCGTGTGCCTGCTTCAGGGAGCGCTTATACATATGCATATGTTTCTTTTGGAGAAATGTTTGCGTGGATTATAGGTTGGGCTTTATTAATGGAATATTCTATTGGGAATATTTATGTTGCCTTCTCGTGGAGCGGATACTTTACCAATTTATTGGAAGGCTTTCATGTTCATATTCCTGCATGGTTAACTATTAATTATTCTGAAGCATCTAAGTCGTTTGCAGAAAATGTGGAGGGAGAGGGTATGCAAGCTTGGTTAACTGCACCTCAAATCGGCGGACTGAGAATCATTTTTGATTTACCCGCCGTATTTATCAATATTATTGTTACCTGGTTAGTTTATGTAGGTACGAAAGAATCACGTAATGTGAGTAATGCTATGGTGCTTGTAAAGCTTGCGATTATTGTGTTGGTGATTTTAGTGGGTGTTTTTTACATTGATATTGATAATTGGTCACCATTCATGCCAAATGGATTTGGAGGAGTAATGGGTGGGGTTGCCGCAGTGTTTTTCGCCTACATTGGTTTTGATGCCGTTTCTACTTTAGCGGAAGAAAGTAAAAATCCTCAACGTGACTTGCCGCGTGGCATGATTTATTCACTGGTAATTTGTACAGTTGTGTTTGTAATACTTGCATTAGTGTTAACCGGCATGGTTTCTTATTCCGAACTAAATGTTTCCGATCCATTAGCAGAAGTGTTTTCGAAGAAGGGCGTTAAATGGATGTTGTTTGTTGTTTCAATTGCTGCTGTAGTAGCAATGACCAGTGTTATTTTGGTTTTTCAAATGGGACAACCACGTATTTGGATGAGCATGAGTCGCGATGGATTATTGCCACGTAAATTCGCAAGCATACATCCAAAATATAAAACGCCAGGATTTTCAACTATCATGACGGGATTAGTTGTAGGTATTCCAATTTTCTTTACCGATCCGAAATTTGTTTTGGATTTTACAAGTATCGGAACATTGTTTGCATTTGTTCTTGTTTGTGGTGGTGTGCTAACATTGCCGGTAAGGGAGAAGGAGCAAGGAAAGTTTCATTTACCTTACATCAATGCGAAGTTTATTTTTCCGGTAATTATACTGATCACATTCATTCTTATTTTTTCTTTAAATCCGGATTACATTTCAAGTTTATTTTCAATCTCATCCGACAATGCTGCAAAAAACATTCCGATGTTGGTTTTCCTTTTGTTATGTGTGGTAATGGCAGTCTTGTCATTCATGAGAAATTTATCCCTCATACCTGTGCTTGGTTTGATTTCCTGTTGTTATTTACTTACAGGAATGGAAGCGTCCAATTGGATTTGGTTCAGCGTATGGTTATTAATTGGCTTAGTTGTCTATTTTGCATACGGCTACAGAAAAAGTAAACTTAATGTATAA
- a CDS encoding PD40 domain-containing protein, producing MQSRIYHILFIVFVTGMIKAQLPETDLWHFKIKSKDGLLQLTEGKNITSRKGYDNQPVFTPDDKSILYVSIREDNQSDVYSYSVSKGESVQLTKTKVSEYSPQFTPDNKFITCVVVESDSAQRIWQYYPDGSFIKCMTESIDSIGYYSWLSVDTLLYYKLTEPHSLRMNLMTSGGDVWICNAPSRAIKKSGGNEFMYAIKDSSSIQYRIYNTVTQKSLVYASHKSLSEDFVFNSEWGLVKSEGSQLLRYDLTSKAWLTLFDFSSYGIKKITRFSFDSKNKQLVIVDNN from the coding sequence GTGCAGAGTAGAATCTATCATATCTTATTTATTGTTTTTGTAACCGGAATGATAAAAGCCCAGTTGCCTGAAACGGATTTGTGGCATTTTAAGATCAAAAGCAAAGATGGATTGTTACAATTGACAGAAGGCAAAAACATCACTTCGCGGAAAGGGTACGACAATCAACCTGTTTTTACACCCGACGATAAATCTATTTTATATGTGAGTATTCGCGAAGACAACCAATCAGATGTTTATTCTTATTCTGTTTCAAAAGGCGAAAGTGTTCAGTTGACAAAAACTAAAGTGAGTGAATATTCGCCGCAATTTACACCTGATAATAAATTTATTACTTGCGTAGTAGTAGAAAGTGATTCTGCGCAACGCATCTGGCAATATTATCCCGATGGAAGTTTTATTAAATGTATGACTGAGTCAATTGATTCTATAGGATATTATTCATGGTTAAGTGTAGATACTCTTTTGTATTACAAATTAACCGAGCCTCATTCTCTCCGTATGAATTTAATGACTTCAGGCGGTGATGTATGGATTTGCAATGCGCCATCTCGAGCAATAAAGAAAAGCGGAGGAAATGAATTTATGTATGCGATTAAAGATTCTTCTTCCATTCAATACAGGATTTATAATACGGTGACGCAAAAAAGTTTGGTGTATGCATCGCACAAGAGTTTGAGTGAGGACTTTGTGTTTAACAGCGAATGGGGCTTGGTAAAATCAGAAGGTTCTCAGCTGTTGCGTTACGACCTTACTTCAAAAGCATGGTTAACACTTTTTGATTTTTCATCCTATGGCATAAAAAAAATAACGCGTTTTAGTTTCGATAGTAAGAACAAACAACTTGTAATTGTAGATAATAATTGA
- the rnr gene encoding ribonuclease R — translation MAKKKKQIKKYLFEQVLAFLQHNSEKTFNYKQIGAAMELNTDGERLELIEVLEALKQQGFVKETEVGKFQSKSTKQFVSGTIDFTQQGTAFVVIGEGQDDVFIPFKKTKDALNGDLVKITVDSRRSGRRKEGEVTEVIKRAKTDFVGTVKIMPKFAFVIPDNGKIHVDFFVRKEDIMDAEDGQKVLVRFKEWRSGDQNPTGEIVSVFGNPGEHKTEMHAIMAEYGLPEEFPSEVEAAAKKLATEITDKEIAKRRDFRKITTMTIDPVDAKDFDDALSIQKLENGLWEIGVHIADVSHYIKPGSILDKEAIQRATSVYLVDRCIPMLPEVLSNFACSLRPKEEKYCFSAVFQMDDDAQIHDQWFGRTVIYSDHRFAYEEVQKIIETEEGEYKDEILVLDKLAKKLRADRLRKGSIVFDKAEVKFHLDEEGNPTGVYFKTQQDAHKLIEDFMLLANRKVSEYLSDIGTSGQPLTQNKSKKKNDGPVSVYRVHDTPNDEKMTELSNFVARFGYQMSLGNKQKTAQSINKLLVDVKNKKEAGMIELLAVRSMPKAIYSTKNAGHYGLGFDYYTHFTSPIRRYPDVMVHRLLEAKLNGTHYASKDELELLCKHSSEMEKLAAEAERASIKYKQVEYMSDKIGQVFEGVISGVTEWGIYVEITENKCEGMIKAREMNDDAYIFDEENYRYVGRHKGKVYALGDKVMIKVRKADLLKKQLDYAFIDDSDKQQMDQGGKGSKKKRRR, via the coding sequence ATGGCTAAGAAGAAAAAACAAATAAAAAAATATCTATTCGAGCAAGTGTTGGCTTTTTTGCAACACAATTCAGAAAAAACATTTAATTACAAGCAGATTGGAGCCGCCATGGAATTAAACACCGATGGCGAGCGGTTGGAGTTAATCGAAGTATTAGAAGCGTTAAAGCAGCAAGGTTTTGTAAAAGAAACTGAAGTGGGAAAATTTCAAAGTAAATCAACCAAGCAATTTGTTTCAGGTACGATTGATTTTACCCAGCAAGGCACAGCATTTGTTGTCATTGGTGAAGGGCAGGATGATGTTTTTATTCCTTTCAAAAAAACGAAGGACGCGCTTAATGGTGATTTAGTAAAGATAACGGTTGACTCACGCAGGTCGGGTCGGCGAAAGGAAGGTGAAGTAACCGAAGTAATTAAGCGTGCTAAAACTGATTTTGTTGGTACGGTAAAAATCATGCCGAAATTTGCTTTTGTAATTCCTGATAATGGAAAAATTCACGTTGATTTTTTTGTTCGCAAGGAAGATATAATGGATGCTGAAGACGGACAAAAAGTTTTGGTTCGTTTTAAGGAATGGAGAAGCGGCGATCAAAATCCTACAGGAGAAATCGTAAGCGTATTTGGAAATCCGGGCGAGCATAAAACAGAAATGCACGCTATCATGGCAGAGTATGGTTTACCGGAAGAATTTCCGAGTGAGGTGGAAGCTGCTGCTAAAAAATTAGCGACAGAAATAACGGATAAAGAAATTGCGAAGAGAAGAGATTTTAGAAAGATAACCACCATGACAATCGATCCGGTGGATGCAAAGGACTTTGATGATGCATTGTCGATACAGAAATTGGAAAATGGATTGTGGGAGATTGGTGTACACATAGCTGATGTATCACATTACATTAAACCCGGTTCCATTTTGGATAAAGAAGCTATTCAGCGTGCTACGTCGGTGTATCTGGTAGATCGTTGTATTCCTATGTTGCCTGAAGTGCTGAGTAATTTTGCTTGTTCACTCCGACCAAAGGAAGAAAAATATTGTTTCAGCGCGGTGTTTCAAATGGATGATGATGCGCAAATTCACGATCAATGGTTTGGGCGCACTGTTATCTATAGCGACCATCGTTTTGCTTATGAAGAAGTGCAGAAAATCATTGAAACGGAAGAGGGCGAATACAAGGATGAGATTCTTGTTTTAGATAAGTTGGCGAAAAAATTGCGTGCCGATCGTTTGAGAAAAGGTTCGATAGTTTTCGATAAAGCAGAAGTTAAATTTCACCTGGATGAAGAAGGAAATCCTACAGGCGTTTATTTCAAAACACAACAGGACGCGCATAAACTCATTGAAGATTTTATGTTATTGGCTAACCGAAAAGTATCTGAGTATCTCAGCGATATTGGAACAAGCGGACAGCCCTTAACGCAAAATAAATCGAAGAAAAAGAATGATGGTCCGGTAAGTGTTTATCGTGTGCATGATACACCTAACGATGAGAAGATGACGGAGCTCAGTAATTTTGTAGCGCGCTTTGGTTATCAAATGAGTTTGGGTAACAAACAAAAGACAGCACAATCAATCAATAAATTATTGGTGGATGTAAAAAATAAAAAGGAAGCAGGGATGATAGAATTGTTAGCTGTTCGTAGTATGCCAAAAGCAATCTATTCAACGAAAAATGCTGGACATTACGGATTGGGCTTCGATTACTATACACATTTTACATCACCAATCCGTCGTTATCCCGATGTGATGGTGCACCGTTTGTTGGAAGCAAAATTAAATGGTACGCATTATGCGTCGAAGGATGAATTGGAGTTGTTATGTAAGCATTCTTCTGAAATGGAGAAGTTGGCTGCAGAGGCAGAGCGGGCTTCCATTAAATACAAACAAGTAGAATATATGTCGGATAAAATCGGACAAGTATTTGAAGGTGTCATTAGTGGAGTGACAGAGTGGGGAATTTATGTAGAGATTACTGAAAATAAATGTGAGGGGATGATCAAGGCCAGAGAGATGAATGATGATGCTTACATTTTTGATGAGGAAAATTATCGTTACGTTGGTAGACACAAAGGAAAAGTGTACGCGCTGGGGGATAAAGTAATGATTAAGGTAAGGAAAGCTGATTTATTAAAGAAGCAATTGGATTACGCGTTTATCGATGATTCAGATAAGCAACAAATGGATCAGGGTGGTAAAGGTTCTAAAAAGAAAAGAAGACGTTAA